Part of the Flagellimonas eckloniae genome, AATCTGTTGGAAAGTTGGTTCTAACTATTTTTAGACTTTTCGCCATTTTTGGAATCGGGTATTGGTTATGGGATATCATAAAGAAACAATCCCCCAAAACTTTGATTTTGGCAGTTTCCCTCATATTTGCAGGAGCAATGGGAAACATCATCGATTCTGTTTTTTACGGGATGATTTTTGATCACAGCAATAGCCAAGTTGCAACACTGTTTTCTGACGAACCTTACGGAAAACTGTTTTATGGAAAAGTAGTTGATATGCTTTACTTTCCATTGATAGATGCCACATGGCCAGAATGGGTGCCTTCTGTTGGTGGGAGTCGTTTTCGTTTTTTTGAACCGGTTTTTAATATTGCGGATACGGCAATCAGCACTGGTGTGGGAATATTGATTGTATTCAACAAAAAAGCCTTTCCAAAACAGGACAAGCCAACAGAAGATTAAAATTTATAAACCCTTTTTGGGGTAATACAGTAATCCAATTTTACATCGTTTTTGTGAATGTCACTGATGCTTTCCTCAGCTTCGAAGAGGGAAAGTCCAATTTTAATGGTTTCGGGTCTACATTTCAGCAAGAACGTATCGTAATAGCCTTTTCCATAGCCAACACGATTCCCTTTTCCATCAAAAGCTAGCAATGGAACAAAAACAACATCTACTTGGTTCTCTGGAATCTTAATGCCATCCACGGGTTCTGGAATTTGCCACTTATTTTTCTTGAAAGTTGTGTTATCGGTCAATAGATAGTTTTTCATTGAATTTTCACCAGTAATCTTAGGGATAACAACATTTTTATCTTTCCCTTGAAGAAGCGTCATAATTGGAAGGGTATCAACTTCTTTGTTTTCTTCAATACTTAGAAAAAGGTGGAAATAAAAAAAATCCCATATAGGGATTTGGAGGACATGATTTGATAAAAGTATACTGTAATTTGAGATTTCCGAAGAGTTAAACTCGTCTCTCAAATTTTTATATTTTTTTCTTAGTTCATGCTTCAACATCTAGTGTTGAAAGTTTTTGAGGTGGTTGTCTTGGGGAAACTTATTTTTTTATTCTCTGGTTGAAACAGAAAAAAAGATTTTGAAGAAAAGCATCAAAATCAAGTACATTCCCAAAACGATAACATAATTTTCCATCGATTTGTTTTTGATATGGTTAAATGTAGGTAAAAGAATTGAAAAATTCACCATGAAATGCACCTTTTATCGATGAAACGCATCATTTTTAGCAACAGTTTAACAAATTTGCTAATAACTTATGATGAAAATAACAATTCATTTTTCATAAATATCTGAAAATGAACAATATAGTGTTTTTGAGTAAAAAAGTGGATTTGTAAGAAAAAGTTTAATAGAGTAGGTTAAGTATCTTTCTTTTTGTCAAAATCCACATATGGAACTTTCATTTTCTCAAATTTAAACTTCCCTTTTTTGGAAAAAATCAAAAAAAAGAGTCAAAATTAATAATTTGAAAACTGCAAAAAGAAGTGATTCCACTGTGCTGAACCCTTCTTTTAAATTAGCTAAGGTGCTTTGTTGGTCAATTTTAATTAAAAACACAGGTATTAAAACTTATTTTTGTTCTAGCGTCAATTTTTCGGAAGTAATATGTCCACTACATCATCCATCAATGTTCAGATAAGCGTTTTACCCAACGACCCGGGTGTATATCAGTTCTTTGATGCGGAGGATAAAATTCTATACGTTGGGAAGGCAAAAAATCTTAGAAAAAGGGTGGCTTCATATTTCAACAAAAAGCAGGAGTATGGCAAAACCAGGGTATTGGTTAAAAAAATACATTCCGTTAAACATATTGTGGTAGCCACAGAGTCGGATGCGCTGCTTTTGGAAAATAATCTCATAAAAAAACTTCTGCCCAGATATAATGTTCTTTTAAAAGATGATAAATCCTATCCTTGGATTTGCATTAAAAAAGAACGTTTTCCAAGAATTTTTCCTACACGCAAATTAATCAAGGATGGTTCTGAATATTATGGCCCATATACCAGTATGAAGACTGTGAGAACTTTGCTAGATCTGGTTAAAAGTCTATACCCCTTACGAACATGTAATTATGACCTTTCGGAAGAAAAGATTTCATCTGGAAAGTACAAAGTGT contains:
- a CDS encoding 5-formyltetrahydrofolate cyclo-ligase; translated protein: MLKHELRKKYKNLRDEFNSSEISNYSILLSNHVLQIPIWDFFYFHLFLSIEENKEVDTLPIMTLLQGKDKNVVIPKITGENSMKNYLLTDNTTFKKNKWQIPEPVDGIKIPENQVDVVFVPLLAFDGKGNRVGYGKGYYDTFLLKCRPETIKIGLSLFEAEESISDIHKNDVKLDYCITPKRVYKF
- a CDS encoding lipoprotein signal peptidase, whose translation is MNLKKSLIIIVLVLLIDQISKVYVKTHFFLGEPFEVFSWFKILFIENEGAAWGTKLSDLLPISESVGKLVLTIFRLFAIFGIGYWLWDIIKKQSPKTLILAVSLIFAGAMGNIIDSVFYGMIFDHSNSQVATLFSDEPYGKLFYGKVVDMLYFPLIDATWPEWVPSVGGSRFRFFEPVFNIADTAISTGVGILIVFNKKAFPKQDKPTED